A single region of the Streptomyces virginiae genome encodes:
- a CDS encoding MmcQ/YjbR family DNA-binding protein — protein MATVDDVRRLALSLPRTEEHLIRDRVKFRIGGIVYLALSRDESELGFAFPKEERAALVAAEPEKFFLPRASDLRFHWVEAHLAALGTEELTELVTEAWRMVVPAKVARAHLDPPTAPPLPPAPSLAELRASAEVFNGFAGVDRSWLAFREETGHALDLSRAAHRGALHRWLNSWGCRIRYPREGEPDTFGAGLAAWAGRHAPTHAPLARLTPREIAGLAAAYEELAALPIGRRSLGPTAAAKALYALRPDSVMPWDAAIAQRLHGARDRAAFARHLELGRSWARAASQESGGLDEAALCAEIGRPGVSLAKILDEHLYVTITHAA, from the coding sequence GTGGCGACGGTGGACGACGTACGGCGGCTCGCGCTGAGCCTGCCGAGGACCGAGGAGCACCTGATCCGGGACCGGGTGAAGTTCCGGATCGGCGGCATCGTCTATCTCGCCCTGTCCCGGGACGAGAGCGAGCTGGGCTTCGCCTTCCCCAAGGAGGAGCGGGCGGCGCTCGTCGCCGCCGAGCCGGAGAAGTTCTTCCTGCCCCGCGCGTCCGACCTGCGTTTCCACTGGGTGGAGGCCCACCTGGCGGCCCTGGGCACCGAGGAGCTGACGGAGCTGGTCACCGAGGCCTGGCGGATGGTGGTACCCGCCAAGGTCGCCCGCGCCCACCTGGATCCGCCGACCGCGCCGCCGCTCCCGCCCGCGCCGTCCCTGGCCGAACTGCGGGCCTCGGCGGAGGTGTTCAACGGTTTCGCGGGCGTGGACCGGAGCTGGCTCGCGTTCCGCGAGGAGACCGGCCATGCGCTGGACCTCTCGCGCGCCGCGCACCGCGGCGCCCTGCACCGCTGGCTGAACTCCTGGGGCTGCCGCATCCGTTACCCGCGCGAGGGCGAGCCCGACACCTTCGGCGCGGGGCTCGCCGCATGGGCGGGGCGGCACGCACCCACGCACGCGCCGCTGGCCCGGCTCACCCCGAGGGAGATCGCCGGGCTCGCCGCCGCCTACGAGGAACTGGCGGCGCTGCCGATCGGCCGCCGCAGCCTCGGTCCGACCGCCGCGGCCAAGGCGCTGTACGCGCTCCGGCCCGACTCGGTCATGCCGTGGGACGCGGCCATCGCGCAGCGGCTGCACGGGGCCCGGGACCGGGCGGCCTTCGCCCGCCACCTGGAGCTCGGGCGGAGCTGGGCGCGTGCGGCGTCGCAGGAGAGCGGCGGCCTCGACGAGGCCGCCCTGTGCGCCGAGATCGGTCGTCCGGGGGTGTCCCTCGCCAAGATCCTCGACGAGCACCTCTACGTCACGATCACCCACGCGGCCTGA
- a CDS encoding NB-ARC domain-containing protein: MATRAMFSASVLSDAAAGYRLPTLQVALAFAEACGGDRASWERRWHEAARADGDDGSARPAVKAVQQHQENELRAADVRAVLPPPSQLPMEAHPLVGRRELLQRARALTAPSPDGQRLAAPLVISGQVGVGKTAFALRLAHELAVNLPDGQLYANLDPAADGRKDAAGIAGGFLEALGIPTDRIPNDPGQRIGLYRSLLNRRRLLVVLDGVQHERQIRELLVAAPESRVIITSRSRLLGLDGIGRIRLPALDRDESMELLAQLLGGDRVGDEPRACLRLADACGDLPLALNLAGRRIAARPEWMLQDSVSELLGDGPGGPVGHQGRDGQRAPGRFLARLQIGDDALSTRLDSAYRLLTPWARLMLRQFAGSDNPPSVDNVVYESADALAMLVERSAQPVEDLLERLLDAGLLDHSDLPGQYGLTPMARAYALTQPDPTEEDPAPAPATARGQAHARQPR, translated from the coding sequence ATGGCCACCCGTGCCATGTTCTCCGCGTCCGTGCTCTCCGACGCGGCCGCCGGTTACCGCCTCCCCACCCTTCAGGTGGCCCTCGCCTTCGCCGAGGCCTGCGGCGGAGACCGCGCCAGCTGGGAGCGCCGCTGGCACGAGGCGGCACGCGCCGACGGGGACGACGGGAGTGCCCGTCCGGCGGTCAAGGCGGTGCAGCAGCACCAGGAGAACGAGCTGCGGGCGGCCGACGTACGCGCCGTTCTGCCGCCGCCCTCACAGCTGCCGATGGAGGCTCATCCCCTGGTGGGACGGCGTGAGCTGCTCCAGCGGGCCCGCGCGCTCACCGCCCCCTCGCCGGACGGACAGCGCCTCGCGGCGCCGCTGGTGATCAGCGGTCAGGTGGGCGTGGGCAAGACCGCCTTCGCCCTGCGGCTCGCCCACGAACTCGCCGTGAACCTGCCCGACGGGCAGCTCTACGCGAACCTCGACCCGGCCGCGGACGGACGCAAGGACGCCGCCGGCATCGCGGGCGGTTTCCTGGAGGCGCTCGGCATCCCCACCGACCGGATCCCGAACGATCCCGGTCAGAGAATTGGCCTGTACCGATCGCTTTTGAACCGCCGCCGGCTGCTCGTGGTGCTCGACGGCGTCCAGCACGAGCGACAGATCCGGGAACTTCTCGTCGCGGCACCCGAGAGCCGCGTCATCATCACCAGCCGATCGCGTCTACTGGGCCTCGACGGAATTGGCCGGATCCGACTCCCCGCACTGGACCGCGACGAGTCGATGGAGCTGCTCGCCCAACTCCTCGGCGGCGACCGGGTCGGTGACGAGCCGCGCGCCTGCCTGCGCCTCGCCGACGCCTGCGGCGACCTGCCGCTGGCGCTCAACCTGGCCGGCCGGCGTATCGCGGCCCGCCCCGAGTGGATGCTGCAGGACTCCGTGTCCGAGCTGCTCGGCGACGGTCCCGGCGGACCGGTCGGCCACCAGGGGCGTGACGGACAGCGGGCACCGGGCCGCTTCCTGGCCCGGCTGCAGATCGGGGACGACGCGCTGAGCACCCGCCTCGACAGCGCCTACCGGCTGCTGACCCCGTGGGCCCGCCTGATGCTGCGCCAGTTCGCCGGCTCCGACAACCCGCCCTCCGTGGACAACGTGGTGTACGAGTCCGCGGACGCCCTCGCCATGCTGGTCGAGCGGTCCGCTCAGCCGGTGGAGGACCTCCTCGAACGGCTCCTCGACGCGGGGCTGCTCGACCACTCGGACCTGCCGGGGCAGTACGGGCTGACGCCGATGGCCCGGGCGTACGCGCTGACGCAGCCGGACCCGACGGAGGAGGACCCGGCCCCGGCGCCGGCGACCGCACGGGGCCAGGCGCACGCGCGGCAGCCGAGGTAG
- a CDS encoding YbaK/EbsC family protein: protein MYQRLIGLLDSNQARYRLIDHPAEGRTDLASVLRGHPLDQAAKCIVVRVSITKRVGKYVLAVVPGDRQVDLEAVGALFGGGRTAFATPEIAERLAGSVCGTVMPLSFHPDLHLVVDEGLILTEEIYFNAARLDRSVALSTPDYLAIAQPQLAAIATAGDRVLTHSAR, encoded by the coding sequence ATGTACCAGCGACTCATCGGCCTCCTCGACAGCAATCAGGCGCGCTACCGGCTGATCGACCATCCGGCCGAGGGCCGCACCGACCTGGCGAGCGTCCTGCGCGGCCACCCGCTGGACCAGGCCGCCAAGTGCATCGTCGTCCGCGTGAGCATCACCAAGCGGGTCGGCAAGTACGTCCTCGCGGTGGTTCCCGGCGACCGGCAGGTCGACCTGGAGGCGGTCGGCGCGCTCTTCGGCGGCGGGCGGACGGCCTTCGCCACCCCCGAGATCGCCGAGCGCCTGGCCGGCAGCGTCTGCGGCACGGTGATGCCGCTCAGCTTCCACCCCGATCTGCACCTCGTCGTCGACGAGGGCCTGATCCTCACCGAAGAGATCTACTTCAACGCGGCCCGCCTGGACCGCTCCGTGGCCCTGTCCACCCCCGACTACCTGGCCATCGCCCAGCCGCAGCTCGCGGCGATCGCGACGGCCGGCGACCGGGTCCTGACCCACTCCGCGAGGTGA
- the ddaH gene encoding dimethylargininase: MAEAPRRTATERHYLMCRPTHFEVTYAINPWMNPEKPMDADLALAQWERIRDLYLSFGHEVSFIDPVPGLPDMVFSANGATVVDGKVLLAKFRHQERAAEADAHRAWFEARGYTDIHLPRYVNEGEGDFAPAGRRILAGAGFRSDPGAHEELAEFFGLPVVGLTLTDPRFYHLDTALFVLDEDLVAYYPAAFSEESQEVLRELYPDAILATRQDADAFGLNAVSDGLNVVVTETATHLIEELRERGFEPHPVDMSELLKAGGAVKCITQEIRRP, translated from the coding sequence ATGGCTGAGGCCCCGCGGCGTACGGCCACCGAGCGGCACTACCTGATGTGCCGGCCGACCCACTTCGAGGTGACCTACGCGATCAACCCGTGGATGAATCCCGAGAAGCCGATGGACGCCGACCTGGCGCTGGCCCAGTGGGAGCGGATCCGGGACCTGTACCTCTCCTTCGGACACGAGGTCTCCTTCATCGACCCGGTCCCGGGCCTGCCGGACATGGTGTTCTCCGCCAACGGGGCCACCGTGGTCGACGGCAAGGTGCTGCTCGCGAAGTTCCGCCACCAGGAGCGGGCGGCCGAGGCCGACGCCCACCGGGCCTGGTTCGAGGCCCGCGGCTACACCGACATCCACCTCCCGCGGTACGTCAACGAGGGCGAGGGCGACTTCGCCCCGGCCGGCCGGCGGATCCTGGCCGGCGCGGGATTCCGTAGCGACCCCGGAGCGCACGAGGAGCTCGCCGAGTTCTTCGGCCTGCCGGTGGTCGGCCTGACCCTGACCGACCCCCGCTTCTACCACCTGGACACCGCGCTGTTCGTCCTCGACGAGGACCTGGTGGCGTACTACCCGGCCGCCTTCTCCGAGGAGAGCCAGGAGGTGCTGCGGGAGCTCTACCCGGACGCGATCCTCGCCACCCGCCAGGACGCCGATGCCTTCGGCCTGAACGCGGTGAGCGACGGACTGAACGTGGTGGTCACGGAGACCGCCACCCATCTGATCGAGGAGTTGCGCGAGCGCGGATTCGAGCCGCACCCCGTGGACATGTCCGAGCTGCTGAAGGCCGGTGGCGCGGTCAAATGCATCACTCAGGAGATACGACGCCCGTGA
- a CDS encoding NAD(P)/FAD-dependent oxidoreductase: MSTRVTVVGGGVIALLTAVECVLDGHKVTVVDQGPIPHSRATSFDQHRILRALHPADPRTTAAALRAHHRWVELEELFLTRFYEQVGSLTVLPPAAATDAAAMLADAGGHARELTAAGLADRYPHLHVGGGLGAVLEDEAGVLLAERVLAACVGWLKWQRGIELIEHRAVTAVDGESGSVRLVDGRVLRSDAVLMAVGPWSRDLLPPSISERLTLYRQSLLYCRVPRLQSSAWAATPAIPALGTAGGAWLIPPVAGTALKLTSATACREVDAITDHATDPYWQRKLEKEFGDILPGFGPAWVTAAKDAYYSSFAETGGPLLVALGGAGFAYAACGGTSFKFAPLIARSLADRLIGRSPSLIGLGALDGPPLDIHTPQLAGL, from the coding sequence ATGTCGACAAGGGTGACGGTAGTGGGTGGCGGAGTGATCGCCCTGCTCACGGCGGTCGAGTGCGTGCTCGACGGACACAAGGTCACGGTCGTGGACCAGGGCCCCATCCCGCACAGCAGAGCCACCTCTTTCGACCAGCACCGGATCCTGCGGGCCCTGCACCCGGCGGACCCGCGGACCACGGCGGCCGCACTGCGTGCGCACCACCGCTGGGTCGAACTGGAGGAACTGTTCCTGACGCGGTTCTACGAGCAGGTCGGCTCCCTCACCGTCCTGCCGCCCGCGGCCGCGACGGACGCGGCGGCGATGCTCGCCGACGCCGGCGGCCACGCCCGGGAACTGACGGCGGCGGGTCTGGCCGACCGCTATCCGCATCTGCACGTGGGCGGCGGCCTCGGCGCGGTACTGGAGGACGAGGCGGGCGTACTGCTCGCCGAACGGGTCCTCGCCGCCTGCGTCGGCTGGCTGAAGTGGCAGCGGGGCATCGAGCTGATCGAGCACCGGGCCGTGACCGCCGTCGACGGCGAGAGCGGCAGCGTACGGCTGGTGGACGGGCGGGTGCTGCGGAGCGACGCGGTGCTGATGGCCGTGGGCCCCTGGTCCCGGGACCTGTTGCCGCCGAGCATCTCCGAGCGGCTGACCCTGTACCGCCAGTCCCTCCTCTACTGCCGGGTGCCCCGGCTGCAGTCGTCGGCCTGGGCGGCCACTCCGGCGATACCGGCCCTCGGCACCGCGGGCGGAGCCTGGCTGATCCCGCCGGTGGCGGGCACGGCCCTCAAACTGACCTCGGCGACCGCCTGCCGCGAGGTGGACGCGATCACCGACCACGCCACCGACCCGTACTGGCAGCGCAAGCTGGAGAAGGAGTTCGGGGACATCCTCCCCGGCTTCGGTCCGGCCTGGGTCACCGCGGCCAAGGACGCCTACTACTCGTCCTTCGCCGAGACCGGCGGCCCCCTGCTGGTCGCCCTCGGCGGCGCGGGATTCGCGTACGCGGCCTGCGGTGGCACATCCTTCAAGTTCGCGCCGCTCATCGCACGGTCGCTGGCCGACCGGCTGATCGGCAGGAGTCCGTCCCTGATCGGCCTCGGTGCGCTCGACGGGCCACCGCTGGACATCCACACCCCGCAGCTCGCGGGTCTGTGA
- a CDS encoding ABC transporter substrate-binding protein, which produces MTPPTTPLRGGSVTWACTSGFSPVFIFPFTPGEYYGVANLHEFQTLMYRPLYWYGTGGQPTVDYERSLAEPPEWSEDGRTATITIKPYKWSNGESVDADNVMLWMHLLEAEKDSFGGYTPGFFPDNLTGYEKVAEDRVSFTFDRAYSHNWVLMNQFSTITPLPKAWDRTADDRPADATHDPAQASAVYAYLRACNDERKSWDTSPVWSVVNGPWKLSSYTIDGTSGECVLVPNESYGGPNKPYLDEFRLVPTGSDTEQYEMLRRGPEAQDGVQIGFLPFDEVTEPAEDPLVGGPNPLVEHYDLVPQLTYKIHYFPINFNNPTVAGKIFKQLYFRQALQSCLDSRGAIRDVYKGYGYPTTGPIPALPDSPLLSPAAHEDPYPFDVEAARAFLTENGWDTSTTPALCVREGTGPGEAGEGIPTGTPLRFSMRYAQGHETLTAVMRKFAADAAEAGIEIVLTEVEASVLVLEDTTCTPGPDSPCLWEFSDWNGGWGYGPGFYPTGEALYSTGSSVNFGSYSDPKADELIARTVVSDDLADLYAYQDHIAQQVPVIWMPNFPFRLLEVAKDLKGVAPINPFGLINPEDWYYVGEVL; this is translated from the coding sequence ATGACCCCGCCCACCACCCCGCTCCGCGGGGGCAGCGTGACCTGGGCCTGCACCAGCGGCTTCAGCCCGGTCTTCATCTTCCCCTTCACCCCGGGCGAGTACTACGGGGTGGCCAACCTGCACGAGTTCCAGACGCTGATGTACCGCCCGCTGTACTGGTACGGCACCGGCGGCCAGCCCACGGTGGACTACGAGCGCAGCCTCGCCGAGCCCCCCGAGTGGAGCGAGGACGGCCGCACGGCGACGATCACGATCAAGCCCTACAAGTGGTCGAACGGCGAGAGCGTCGACGCCGACAACGTGATGCTGTGGATGCACCTCCTGGAGGCCGAGAAGGACAGCTTCGGCGGCTACACGCCTGGCTTCTTCCCGGACAACCTGACCGGCTACGAGAAGGTCGCCGAGGACCGGGTCAGCTTCACCTTCGACCGCGCCTACTCGCACAACTGGGTGCTGATGAACCAGTTCAGCACCATCACCCCGCTGCCGAAGGCCTGGGACCGCACCGCCGACGACCGGCCGGCCGACGCCACCCACGACCCCGCGCAGGCCTCCGCGGTCTACGCCTACCTGCGGGCCTGCAACGACGAGCGCAAGAGCTGGGACACCAGCCCCGTCTGGAGCGTGGTCAACGGCCCCTGGAAGCTGAGCAGTTACACGATCGACGGCACCTCGGGCGAATGCGTCCTGGTGCCCAACGAGAGCTACGGCGGCCCCAACAAGCCCTACCTGGACGAGTTCCGGCTGGTGCCCACCGGCTCGGACACCGAGCAGTACGAGATGCTCCGCCGCGGCCCCGAGGCCCAAGACGGCGTGCAGATCGGCTTCCTGCCCTTCGACGAGGTCACCGAGCCGGCCGAGGACCCGCTGGTCGGCGGGCCCAACCCGCTCGTCGAGCACTACGACCTCGTCCCCCAACTCACTTACAAAATCCATTACTTCCCGATCAACTTCAACAACCCCACCGTTGCCGGAAAGATCTTCAAGCAGCTCTACTTCCGTCAGGCCCTGCAGTCCTGCCTCGACTCCCGGGGCGCCATCCGCGACGTCTACAAGGGCTACGGCTACCCGACCACCGGGCCCATCCCGGCCCTGCCGGACAGCCCGCTGCTCTCACCCGCCGCGCACGAGGACCCGTACCCCTTCGACGTCGAGGCGGCCCGCGCCTTCCTGACCGAGAACGGCTGGGACACCAGCACCACCCCGGCGCTCTGCGTCCGCGAGGGCACCGGCCCAGGAGAGGCCGGCGAGGGCATCCCCACCGGCACCCCGCTGCGGTTCTCGATGCGGTACGCCCAGGGACACGAGACCCTGACCGCGGTCATGCGCAAGTTCGCCGCCGACGCCGCCGAGGCCGGCATCGAGATCGTGCTGACCGAGGTCGAGGCGAGCGTCCTGGTCCTGGAGGACACCACCTGCACCCCGGGCCCCGACAGCCCGTGCCTGTGGGAGTTCAGCGACTGGAACGGCGGCTGGGGTTACGGCCCCGGCTTCTACCCGACCGGAGAGGCGCTCTACTCGACCGGCTCCTCGGTGAACTTCGGCAGCTACAGCGACCCCAAGGCGGACGAGCTCATCGCCCGCACCGTGGTCAGCGACGACCTCGCCGACCTGTACGCCTACCAGGACCACATCGCGCAGCAGGTCCCGGTCATCTGGATGCCCAACTTCCCCTTCCGCCTGTTGGAAGTGGCCAAGGACCTGAAGGGCGTGGCTCCGATCAACCCCTTCGGACTGATCAACCCCGAGGACTGGTACTACGTCGGCGAGGTGCTCTGA
- a CDS encoding ATP-grasp domain-containing protein, whose amino-acid sequence MTDDDRTTDDGVVILVGSGQRAYREYLLAGAARRRPIWILDAADPTWQQEYVRGSTTVELLDRERLVPDTEGLIKAAEAVAAEHRVVGVFSYDETLVVTTALIAERLGLPGLTSRGADNCRNKHNTRQLLTAAGLPQPHFAYVTDADTALATADSFGYPVVLKPRGMGASIGVIRVDDAAGIRAAFEVADAASRGGNSDYEGGVLVEECVMGPEISIDGVVFDGEWTPLFLAHKEVGLAPYFEETGHVVSATDPLLADEELLRVLRSAHRELGIGYGITHTEVKLTTRGPVIIEVNARLGGDLIPYLGSLATGVEPGELAADVAAGVRPTWDPTESRTVGIRFLYPPQNGIVRSVDVPATSDVPGLLETNVMVAPGARLLLPPEGYLSRHANLICAGDTFLSCEESLAKAAALTTIVLER is encoded by the coding sequence ATGACGGACGACGACCGCACGACCGATGACGGCGTGGTGATCCTGGTCGGCAGCGGACAGCGGGCCTACCGCGAGTACCTGCTCGCGGGCGCCGCCCGGCGCCGCCCGATCTGGATCCTGGACGCCGCGGACCCGACCTGGCAGCAGGAGTACGTACGCGGCTCCACCACGGTGGAACTGCTGGACCGCGAACGCCTGGTCCCCGACACGGAGGGCCTGATCAAGGCCGCCGAGGCGGTGGCCGCCGAGCACCGCGTGGTCGGCGTGTTCAGCTACGACGAGACGCTCGTGGTGACCACCGCCCTCATAGCCGAGCGGCTCGGACTGCCGGGCCTGACCTCCCGGGGCGCCGACAACTGCCGCAACAAGCACAACACCCGGCAGCTGCTGACCGCCGCGGGCCTTCCCCAGCCGCACTTCGCCTACGTGACCGACGCCGACACCGCCCTCGCCACGGCCGACTCCTTCGGCTACCCCGTCGTCCTCAAGCCCCGTGGCATGGGTGCGAGCATCGGCGTCATCCGGGTCGACGACGCGGCCGGCATCCGCGCCGCCTTCGAGGTCGCCGACGCCGCGAGCCGCGGCGGGAACAGCGACTACGAGGGCGGGGTGCTGGTCGAGGAGTGCGTCATGGGCCCCGAGATCAGCATCGACGGAGTGGTCTTCGACGGGGAGTGGACCCCGCTCTTCCTCGCGCACAAGGAAGTGGGCCTCGCGCCCTACTTCGAGGAGACCGGGCACGTGGTCAGCGCCACCGACCCGCTGCTCGCCGACGAGGAGCTCCTGCGCGTCCTGCGGTCCGCCCACCGGGAACTGGGCATCGGCTACGGGATCACCCACACGGAGGTGAAGCTCACCACCCGCGGCCCGGTGATCATCGAGGTGAACGCCCGCCTCGGCGGTGACCTCATCCCCTACCTCGGCAGCCTCGCCACCGGCGTGGAGCCCGGGGAACTGGCCGCGGACGTGGCCGCGGGCGTCCGCCCCACGTGGGACCCGACCGAGTCCCGCACCGTGGGGATCCGCTTCCTGTACCCGCCGCAGAACGGCATCGTCCGCTCGGTCGACGTACCCGCGACCTCGGACGTACCGGGGCTGCTGGAGACGAACGTGATGGTGGCGCCCGGAGCGCGGCTGCTGCTGCCGCCGGAGGGCTACCTCAGCCGCCACGCCAACCTGATCTGCGCCGGAGACACCTTCCTGAGCTGCGAGGAGTCCCTCGCCAAGGCGGCCGCACTGACCACGATCGTCCTCGAGCGCTGA